One Ranitomeya imitator isolate aRanImi1 chromosome 4, aRanImi1.pri, whole genome shotgun sequence genomic window, CATAGCTGTGATAGCTGCAGACAATATGTTTTTAAgacaagttcagttctactgtactCTATTAGTAACGTGTCACACTGGTAACGTCTCCTTTTATTTAAAACAAGGTCTGAAGGAAGATCAGTGTCTTGCCCATAGCCCGAAACAACTTATTGACATAAGAAAAACATTCCCATTACCTACATGGTCATACAGACCGTTTAGGAGGGTTGAGCCTACTGATAGATTGATGCCTCATGGCACATTCCCTTATATGCATCAAATTAACAAAAAGCAGTTAGAAATTGTTCAACCAAACGGAAAACAAAAAGGTTATTATTTTGGTTTTGACAGTGCTACAAAGATCACTCAAAGAATACATTAACCCATCAGTTTATAATTTAGCCTGGCCCAAAACGTAACAAACGAATATAGATGTCTGAGTAAGAAACCTGTAGCACAAGAACCATAGTAGCATAAGTATTATACAAATAAAAAAGGTACCTGCAGTGGTTTTGCATCTTGCTGTGGAGCAATATAACTGATCTGCTGGgatggaggaggtggtggtgggGGTGGAGGTAATCCCTGAGGCACAGTAGATGGTGCAGACATCTGAACTGGAGGTAGTGTTGGGTGGAGATGAATAGGAAGTTGCGGATGAAGATTATAAGGATTGTGTTGGATGTTCACCACGGGAGGGTGGACACCCACTGAATAGGGGAACATATTCAATGGCTGAGGGGGTGCAGGAATACTCATTGGCTGAGGGGGTGCAGCAATATTCATTGGTTGAGGGGGTGCAGCAATATTCATTGGTTGAGGGGGTGCAGCAATATTCATTGGTTGAGGGGGTGGAGGTGCAGAAATATTCATTGGTTGAGGGGGGGCAGCAAAACTCATTGGTTGAGGGGGGAGAGCAACTGGTTGCTGCACAACATTCATTTGAGCCTGCACCATGTTGACAGGGACTGGAGCACTTTCATTTTGTTGACTTGCTTGATCAGTAGCCGCTtgatctgtttgtttttttaaaaaacaaaaatggatTTAAATACAAGAGTTTATTCATGAAAACCACCTACTCAAAAGTTTAGAACTTAGACAGAAATTTCAAACAACATACAAACTAGTTTGTtcataaacaaacaaacaaacaaaaaaagcaatCACGCAAATAAATTTAAAAGACTTAACTAGTGATGTGATCTATTGAACTCTGACTTCTCTTACAATCCTTAAAGGGAAATCAAGCGCCATTAATTTCTGAGGTGAGCAGGGACGGTGACATCATCTCTACAGATATCTGCCTTTTATTGTGCACAAGCATTAGCGATCGCACACATGGCCTGTATGAGCCTAAAATCTATATAGACATGCCATCACCAGCCTTTTTCACCTCCTGATACAGAGGTGAGTAGAGACAGATTATATCTAACACTCTATTCTAAAAGTTAGGAAATACAAGGTATTTGTCTGGTCTCCACACTATAGCAAGATACCATACCTTCAAATCAAGCATATTTTAACCCAAAAGATAATCTATTAAATCAACAAACCTTGATCTTGAGTCTCTTCTTGTCTAGGCCATACTCCTCCTTGAGAGCCTGTGGTGCTCTTTCCTCGTTTTGAGTAGTAATTTTGTACATCAGCAGGAAGGGTTTTTCGAACAGCCCAACTTGATGCAGAAGACCAACCTGATCGATCGACAGCTGAGTCAAACATATCTTCATATTTAGGTTTATTTTTACTTTCCATAAACCTTGAACATTCTGGCCCTTGAGGAGCCGAATTTCCTGAGTAGTGCTGTCTATTGTTCCAATTATTCTCATGTTGGTCTCCATAATTAAATCCACCTCTAAAACCTCCTTGACCACGTCCACCACGACTTCTAGGAGAGTTCCAGTCCATGTTTACATTTCTGTTCCATGAGTCCCCTGAACCATACTGCCCATCGTTCCAATGGTAACCTCTTCCTCTATTCCCTCCTCTACCTCTGTCACCCCTACTTCTAGTCTCTCCCCTTCCCCTAAAATCACCTCTTCCTCTACCTCTGtctcctcttcctctgggatcCCCCCATCCTCGTTCCCCCCATCCTCGTTCCCCCCATCCTCGTTCCCCTCCTCCTCGTTCCCCtcctcctctgccctctcccctcaTCCAAGAATCGCCTCTTCTTCTGCTGTCTACGGCTTTTATCCTGTCTACCACCCAATCAGGGTAATCATTGTTGTTGCCCGGATATGCTTCAGCAGAATCTCTTGCCTCATATTTATCAATTCTGAAATGTTCATGTTTATCAGGTTCATTTCGTCGATATTTTTCACTTCCCCAGGGACTTTTCCAATTTTCATTTGAACGCCGCTCTTTCCATGGTGGGGAACCACAATCTTTTTCATTTCTATCAACTGTAACAAGTCTATTTTTGTATCTGGTACTAGATCCAGACCTTGATGGTGATCTGCTTTTAGATCTAGAATGCTTACTTCTAGATCTTGAATGTCTGTTTCTTGATTGGGAATGTCTGCTCCTAGATCTTGAATGCCTTTGATTGTGTCTTTCTCTGCTCCTCCCTTTCCATTGAGCCCCATGACTGCGTTCCCCATCTTTGTCTCTACTGGGTGAGCTTGATTTAGGTTTAACAGGAGAGTCTTTAGTTTTAGAAGGCGACGGTGATCTTTGCCTTTCTTTAACATCATTTTTACTAGGCGACCAGGTTGTTGATGGGGAATGAAATCTAGATTTTCTTGTCCGCGATTCCTTTTTGGATGCATCCTCAGGAGGTAAAGGCTGCTTTGAAGGAGACACTTTTTTTTCAGCCAAATTATCAGTTTCAGTTTTAGTAGGTTCAATAATGTTCACAGATTGCTCAAATTCTAAATCATTTGGAACACTACATAATGAATCACACTCCTTTGCTATTGGTTCAGTGGTGTCATCACAGGAAGTCTTCTGATGGTCATTTTTTAAATTGGTTTTTCGATCAGTATGACTGATTTGACCATCCCCTAAAGTAGGACTGTGTAATTCTTCCTTGCATAAGATATTCCCACAAATATCTATAGTATTAGATAATTCCTCAGCAGACTTTACTGATAATTCCAGTGACTGCTCGGATTGTTCTGTTAATAAACAAGAACTTTCTGAACTGTGTTGATTGTTTAACTCAGAAGTCATACTTGTTTTAGCATCTTGGGCCCTCATGCACTCTTCCTGGTTTTCTGCCTGCAAACTTACTTCTAAAACTTTTTCCAGCTCATCTGGTTTGTGCACTCTTTTTAAAGACTCATCAGGCCCAAGGTTTGGGATGCTTTCAGGTTTCTGGATACTTTGTTCTTCGTTAACAGGGGATGTTGGGGCATCGTTGAAATCAAATTTTACCAACACTGGTGGAAGCATAGACTCTGTGGAGCTTGATTCCTCACTTTGAAAATGGCTTTCATTTGACTGCCGTTTCAATTGGCTGGGGTGCAAATGATTCCCTGCACTAATATCAATCTCTTCAGATGTTGGCGACTCCGGTAAATATTTTATAGGAGAATTAATTTCTGTAGGAGATGAAGGCAAAGACGCATATTCCTCAACACTGCATGGTTCTACTTTATCACATGTCAAAGTTGGCAATTCTGTATGATCAGAAATTATGTGCTTTTCTGATTGTGGAGAGGAGTTAGACCTGTCTTCATCTGAAACTTTCAGATTTTCAGACAATAAAGAGGGTTCTGCTTCAATGTCCAGCTGATTTCCTGGTGAATTTTCATCGCTTGTCTCATTTGCAGATCTTTGGAAATCTACATGACTGTCCTCCAAATCAGTCTGACCATTTTTGAAAACTGGTGAAGATGAGTGTTCTTCATTAAATTGATGCTTGTTATGAAAATCAGGACTAGTCGCCCGTTCCTTATCGATAGACTGCACAGCGTGGGCAGGTGAGGAATCTAGCAAAAGTTTCTCCTCCGAATGTTTCAGAGGAGAGGACATATCTGTATGCTCGTCTTGTTTTGCAATGCTATTGTTGGGAGACAAATGTAGTTTATTCAGTTCTGTCTCTGACACATTATCATCTGACAGTTTACATTTTTTCTCCTGCTCTGCCTCCCCTTCAGAATCATTCTCGTCTTTAGATTCAGCTTGATACGGTGTTGCTGAGCAGACTCTTTTTCTAGTCCGAGAGCCCTTCTTAGGAGCTTGTTTTTGTTGTTTTGAAGACCGTTTACCAGAGTCTTCCGATGGGGACGTGTTTGTAGCATTAGTAGCATTATGACTTGGTGTATCGTGATCAGAGCTACAGGATTTTGGGGAGCTCTGAAGGTTGCTAGTGTTAGATTTGCTATTTCGTGTCGATCTCCGTCTAGTGCTGGACTGTACTGATTTTTTTCTCGTTCCTCTGCTGGTCGATGTGCCAGACGCAGCTTGCTTTTTTTCAATGCCGTCATGTCCACCAGTGTGAGCACACACTCTGGTTGAAGAACCTATAGCCAAATATAAAAAAGATGGCATAATTAAAGGAATTGCACACTTATGTACCTAATTATTTTTAAATGTTGTGGTCCTACTAATGCATGAACAAAATCCACTTAGTGGATAAATATAATTTATTCACAAAGCTGTAACAGTATACCATTTATTGTGTTAGAATGTATATTTGTATTTTTAGTTGTGCAAATCAGCATGTAAGGAAAAAAAAGGTCTATTAGATATGGCCAGATGCACTTCTCTCTGCTCCATCAACATTTTAACAATCCCTGCCCTGAGCCGAAACTATACACAGTAAAGGAAGTCAGACGGCGTGTATATCGGATGATCACCGCAACGATCTGGTAGTCAGCTTTTCCCAccagagtgtgacagctgcatagaaataaatgtGGTCATGCTCGTGTTCACAGAGCTGACAGCCAGTCCGAGCAAGTCTGACTCTTCCTAAGAGCATATTCACTCAATAAATACTCTTAAGAAATGTCCAATAGATTTtttccactgattagcagcttaacAGCTTTTCGACCGGgtgtttttcctatttttttttttgcattctttttTCCATCCCCATCACTTTTTTCATATTCCAAGAGTTATAACTTATTTTTCTGTAGCTATATAGCCTTATGAGGGTCTATACTATGTGGTATAAGCTGCAGTTTTGAATTGCACCATTATTTTaccaatgtactggaaaatggggaaaaggtAAAATTGagcgaaaaaaatataaaaattttgcagtgttgcggtgacCTAAAAATATGCAATACTTGTGCTTTGATTTTTTGCTCTCTCCTTATGGAGTTTACCAATTGGGTTAAATAATGTTATATTTTGAGGGTGCTTTTCTGAAAGGAGACAGGCTGACTGTTCCATATGGAAGGGAGgaaggatggggtcatgtatcgtgagattttgcccaacaacctccttcccttcatTTAAGATGGATCATGCCTAGGTCTACccacatgacaatgacccgaaacacacaggcagggcaactaaggagtgggctccgtaagaagcatttcaaggttctggagtggcctattcAGTCTGCAGACCTGAAACCAATAGAAAGTTTTTGGAggcagctgaaactcaatgttgcccagcgacagcccagaaacctgacagatctggagaagatttgtatggaggagtgggccaaaatccttgctgcagtGTGTTAAAACCTTGTCAAGAACTATGTGAAACGTGTGGCctctgcaattgcaaacaaaggtttccgtATCAAATACGaagttctgcttttctattgtatcaaatatttatttcatgcaataaaatgaaaattatgTAAAACTCttgcaatgttattttctggattttttttctctcacagttgaagtgtacctacgataaaaatgacagcCCACCCTATTCTCTGAAGGTGGGAAAGCTTACAAAATCGTCAGTGTTTCAAATTCTTATTTTCCTCACTATATATGGCATTTGGGCTCAATAAAGTACACTTTTTTCAATTTCGCGTttgaattggagtgctgccttttttttttttgcttcatatcCTGGAACAGATTGGGCTTTTCTCGTGGCCTGGCACCCACAGTGAGTAGAAATTAGGTGATGCTGTTCCACAACATACATATATATCACAATCCTTCCTCttccttcattaaaaaaaaattgtattgctGCATCCATAAAGAAGATCTgtaaaagtatgatgtttcctccatCATGCTTCAAGGTTAGGACTGTGTGCTtttggttgtactcatccttcttccaaaCACAGAGAGAGGAGTTGatacaaaaaagttcaattttggtctcatctgaccacctgACATTCTCCTATGGATCATACAGATGGTCACTGGTGAACTTAAAATGGgcatggacatgtgctggcatgggcagggggaccttgcgtgccctgcaagaTTTGAATCCATGACTGCTTacactaaagtaattttgcagaaaatgtaaaaaaaaagtaagcTACCGGGCTTTTGGCCCGGGTTACGCATTCTAGGGTTAAACTTTCACTTATACCAGGCCTAATATAAAGCACTTCCATAAATGCACACTACATCATAGAGAAACAAGGAAGCTTTATGCCAATAAAAACAAGtatattttattaataaaaaaacaaacaaataaaaaccTTACAAATTGTGTGTCAATCAATGGGAATACGTATGCAGAATATGCTGTCTGCACCAGAAATACACCACCATATACCTATAAATAATCGAGTTATGTGCCTATGCAAAAAAGTATGCCGAGACCACAATATAGCTATAAAACACCTAGCTGATATACAATGAGAAGATAAAGCACCCTGAAATCACATCAGAAAAAGttcctatatatatacacgtgtaaACTAATACATAGTCACCTTGTTGGAAATATGCACACACAGTGTAAAGGGAGCAAGCCAAGTGGGCAAATAAATAGTATAAGCTCCTAGATGAACATATGTTATGCTGTTAGATTTAAATTAATATAGTGCTTTGgctaccactccagcactgaaataaataaaacaaatgctGCAGTGGTGTTAATACTGTAGGGGTAAACTGGTGTATTAAATGTGACAGGGTATAAACCATTATACCCCTACTTGTGGCCTTTCTACTTTTTCAAATCTACAACTTTCAGCATGCCTGAACAACTGTAGATTATTAGCCAAGCATTCAGTTGTAGTTCTCAATAGCTGAAGAGTCACAAgttgtaaatatataaatatataatacagTATAAAAATCTTTTAGTGTAATAGTATTAACAGCACTGATATACTAATGGATAGTACATTACACTTTCTCCTAACAGTATAAATAATGTGAGCTGTATatatttcctttttataatttgTGTGTTTATGTTAAAGTATATATAATTATCACAATGTGCCAATTAATCACAGTGCACTGATCCATTCCTGAGATCCACCATACTTGTTCAGCACATATTAGGAGTGGGGTCAGGAGCAGAGCCCTTCCCCATAGCCAGTAGCTCCCTGTAGGAGCGATTGCTGTTGTTAACCCCAATGGCACATAGGACGTTTTCTCAAAGTGAATCTTTAGGAGATTTACAATTCAGACCAGCAGCATGGTGGCACCGCTGGTCCGAGTTATGGTCTGTCTCAAGTGACTAGTCCAGGCTGTGCCTCTGCAGGCTTGCAGCAGCGCAGGGGGACAGAAGCTGGGCAGATCCAGTGACCAATCCAGCTTCTGGTTCTTTAACAGGCTGTAAAGCCTGGAGCTTGCATACATGTGCTCCTTACCTAGGTAACAAGTAAGGCTGGGATTGAAAGGTGTCTGGTAATCCAGGCAACAAgctgtataccgtatttttcggactataagacgcacccaggttttagaggtgtaaaatagggaaaaaaatatttgaagcaaaaacaaaaaaaaatttttttggtaaaattgaataacatactattatatgtggtgttattatatataataataatttatttatatagtgccaacatattccacagcgctttccaaattatagaggggacttgtacagacaatagacattacagcataacagaaatacagttcaaaacagataccaggaggaatgagggccctgctcgcaagcttacaaactgaggaaaaggggagacacgagaggtggatggtaacatttgctttagttattcggaccagccatagtgtaagctcaggtgttcatgtaaagctgcatgaaccagttcactgcctaagtatgtagcagtacagacacagagggctattaactgtatacagtgtatgagaacatgatgcgaggaacctgattatggtttaagttttttttttgaatgggccacacagggataggtaggttaatgcgttgaggcggtaggccaatctgaacaaatgagtttttagggcacgcttaaaaccgtggggattggggattaatcgtattaacctgggtagtgcattccaaagaatcggcgcagcacgtgtaaagtcttggagacgggagtgggaggttctgattattgaggatgctaacctgaggtcattagcagagcggagggcacgggtagggtggtagactgagaccagagaggagatgtagggtggtgctgagccatggagtgctttgtggatgagggtagtagttttgaactggattctggagtggatgggtagccagtgtaatgaccgctacaaggtagaggcatcggtgtaacggttggtgaggaatattatcctggcagcagcattcaggacagattggagcggggagagtttggtacgagggaggccgattagtagagagttacaatagtccagtcgagaatgaataagtgaaacagtaagagtttttgcagagttgaaggtaagaaaagggcgaattctagaaatgtttttgagatgcagataagaagagcgagccagtgatcggatgtggggggtgaatgaaaggtcagaatcaaggatgaccccaaggcatcaggcatgttgctttggagtaatggtggaaccgcacacggagatggcaatgtcaggcaaaggtaggttagtagagggagaaaacacgaggagttcagtttttgacaggttcagtttcagctagagggaggacatgatgttcgagacagtggtaagacaatcactggtgttttctaaaaaggttggcgtgatatcaggagaagaagtgtataattgactttcgtcagcatagagatggtactggaaaccaaatctaccgattggttgtccaataggggcggtatacaaagagaagaggagggggcctaggactgatccttgaggaacccctaaaGTAAGGGAAAGGTGagtggaggaaccagcaaaagatatagggccgcgcttagtaacctgatgtttaccctggttaccagcgtaaacgtaaaaaaaaaaaaaaaacactccatacttacattccggtgtctgacctccggcgctgtgctttcctgcactgtcagcgccggccagccgtaaagcagagcggtgacgtgctttacggctggccggcactcacagccaatgcaggaaagcacagcgccgggggacagacaccggaatgtaagtatgtagtgttttttttttttttttacgtttacgctggtaaccagggtaaacatcgggttactaagcgcggccctgcgcttagtaacccgatgtttaccctggttaccagtgaagacatcgctgaatcggcgtcacacacggtttctgctccgaccaacgatggcacagcaggattcagatcgctgctgcctgtcaaactgaacgatatcgctagccaggacgctgcaacgtcacggatcgctagcgatatcgttcagtgtgacggtacctttatagttcaacacagaagtggcagagtgctttattgtgtgttgtaaagactaaccatGTAATTGTGCCAGCCACCCacatggagcatcccatgactgcacacacagagccctctctcttgttgcctctccacagcacaggtcataagaggaaccCAGCAGATTTTAGTGGGGAGTCTGAagtacctgtgatgacatcagaagagggagggctctgtgctgccatgtgacgctccagcccacccacttcatgacatcacacaggtccttatgcactcagcatccagcacaggcaGGCAGGAATGCAGTGATCTTGTCTCCTCTGgccccctgctgctgccccctcctccccagacacacagatctccccagctgctgcaggaatccagccctggggaaaccatgtgtgtttcaATGAAGgcctattcatttgctgctccccccctcactgctcagctgacagatggggaagcggctaatgaatattcactgcattttaatcatcgggaccatgtggtttccccagcactggattctgggcagctgggacatttttctgcctcctgcaagtgggatcacagtgcgATTCCACTagctgctgctgccccctccccacatgctacattctgaccataagatgcacccacactttcctcccaaatttggaggaaaaaagtgcgtcttaaggtcggaaaaataataaataatatacaatTGAATTTTGCTGCTTTCGTAACGGAAAGgtgttttttttacttaaaaagcaaaagtgcacagTTGGTTGTTTTTACAAACAATCTGTAATATTACGCATTTCTGAACTTGAGTCAACTCAAAACCACTACTTAAagtttggtatcgccataatcgTACTTACCTGAAGAATCATGTTATGTCATTTTTACCTCTAATGCTGTAACAACAAAGCACAAAAAACAATTCTGAAATTGTCTTGTTTTCACCATTTTACTGCTCTTTCTTGTACATTGTT contains:
- the SCAF11 gene encoding protein SCAF11 isoform X2, encoding MENNSLCSPITRNEQPEEKDGEENKDGSCANAETSNTSERCPICLNYLTLEVGFPEDCCHAFCVSCILKWSETSSSCPVDRKPFQAIYKTDPVGSLTKISVKERRPRENLSCCDQTLKYCTKEKLCFRVCVKDDAGEVVTPKKEQECLDNKVKPEMEIMRMSCSNCSTGDIIATCPFTFSEATPCFNNRTEQEESEVCLMRRKREALKHLRIPFGADGIQSNSALPAEILIHPPSFLDEYIFPLSPIPFKSQGSSTRVCAHTGGHDGIEKKQAASGTSTSRGTRKKSVQSSTRRRSTRNSKSNTSNLQSSPKSCSSDHDTPSHNATNATNTSPSEDSGKRSSKQQKQAPKKGSRTRKRVCSATPYQAESKDENDSEGEAEQEKKCKLSDDNVSETELNKLHLSPNNSIAKQDEHTDMSSPLKHSEEKLLLDSSPAHAVQSIDKERATSPDFHNKHQFNEEHSSSPVFKNGQTDLEDSHVDFQRSANETSDENSPGNQLDIEAEPSLLSENLKVSDEDRSNSSPQSEKHIISDHTELPTLTCDKVEPCSVEEYASLPSSPTEINSPIKYLPESPTSEEIDISAGNHLHPSQLKRQSNESHFQSEESSSTESMLPPVLVKFDFNDAPTSPVNEEQSIQKPESIPNLGPDESLKRVHKPDELEKVLEVSLQAENQEECMRAQDAKTSMTSELNNQHSSESSCLLTEQSEQSLELSVKSAEELSNTIDICGNILCKEELHSPTLGDGQISHTDRKTNLKNDHQKTSCDDTTEPIAKECDSLCSVPNDLEFEQSVNIIEPTKTETDNLAEKKVSPSKQPLPPEDASKKESRTRKSRFHSPSTTWSPSKNDVKERQRSPSPSKTKDSPVKPKSSSPSRDKDGERSHGAQWKGRSRERHNQRHSRSRSRHSQSRNRHSRSRSKHSRSKSRSPSRSGSSTRYKNRLVTVDRNEKDCGSPPWKERRSNENWKSPWGSEKYRRNEPDKHEHFRIDKYEARDSAEAYPGNNNDYPDWVVDRIKAVDSRRRGDSWMRGEGRGGGERGGGERGWGERGWGERGWGDPRGRGDRGRGRGDFRGRGETRSRGDRGRGGNRGRGYHWNDGQYGSGDSWNRNVNMDWNSPRSRGGRGQGGFRGGFNYGDQHENNWNNRQHYSGNSAPQGPECSRFMESKNKPKYEDMFDSAVDRSGWSSASSWAVRKTLPADVQNYYSKRGKSTTGSQGGVWPRQEETQDQDQAATDQASQQNESAPVPVNMVQAQMNVVQQPVALPPQPMSFAAPPQPMNISAPPPPQPMNIAAPPQPMNIAAPPQPMNIAAPPQPMSIPAPPQPLNMFPYSVGVHPPVVNIQHNPYNLHPQLPIHLHPTLPPVQMSAPSTVPQGLPPPPPPPPPSQQISYIAPQQDAKPLQGNPGASYVRNNVNAPLLPAPASVQGTVGVALGLRSATVATSSYNKNSYTSSVKYITRKESVTVESSADSSKKEKIQIQERAAHEVKVAIKQYYQNKEITKDEYKEIVKKAVDKVCHSKSGEVDSTKVATLVKAYVDKYKHSRKKGDDDNL
- the SCAF11 gene encoding protein SCAF11 isoform X1 yields the protein MENNSLCSPITRNEQPEEKDGEENKDGSCANAETSNTSERCPICLNYLTLEVGFPEDCCHAFCVSCILKWSETSSSCPVDRKPFQAIYKTDPVGSLTKISVKERRPRENLSCCDQTLKYCTKEKLCFRVCVKDDAGEVVTPKKEQECLDNKVKPEMEIMRMSCSNCSTGDIIATCPFTFSEATPCFNNRTEQEESEVCLMRRKREALKHLRIPFGADGIQSNSALPAEILIHPPSFLDEYIFPLSPIPFKSQGSSTRVCAHTGGHDGIEKKQAASGTSTSRGTRKKSVQSSTRRRSTRNSKSNTSNLQSSPKSCSSDHDTPSHNATNATNTSPSEDSGKRSSKQQKQAPKKGSRTRKRVCSATPYQAESKDENDSEGEAEQEKKCKLSDDNVSETELNKLHLSPNNSIAKQDEHTDMSSPLKHSEEKLLLDSSPAHAVQSIDKERATSPDFHNKHQFNEEHSSSPVFKNGQTDLEDSHVDFQRSANETSDENSPGNQLDIEAEPSLLSENLKVSDEDRSNSSPQSEKHIISDHTELPTLTCDKVEPCSVEEYASLPSSPTEINSPIKYLPESPTSEEIDISAGNHLHPSQLKRQSNESHFQSEESSSTESMLPPVLVKFDFNDAPTSPVNEEQSIQKPESIPNLGPDESLKRVHKPDELEKVLEVSLQAENQEECMRAQDAKTSMTSELNNQHSSESSCLLTEQSEQSLELSVKSAEELSNTIDICGNILCKEELHSPTLGDGQISHTDRKTNLKNDHQKTSCDDTTEPIAKECDSLCSVPNDLEFEQSVNIIEPTKTETDNLAEKKVSPSKQPLPPEDASKKESRTRKSRFHSPSTTWSPSKNDVKERQRSPSPSKTKDSPVKPKSSSPSRDKDGERSHGAQWKGRSRERHNQRHSRSRSRHSQSRNRHSRSRSKHSRSKSRSPSRSGSSTRYKNRLVTVDRNEKDCGSPPWKERRSNENWKSPWGSEKYRRNEPDKHEHFRIDKYEARDSAEAYPGNNNDYPDWVVDRIKAVDSRRRGDSWMRGEGRGGGERGGGERGWGERGWGERGWGDPRGRGDRGRGRGDFRGRGETRSRGDRGRGGNRGRGYHWNDGQYGSGDSWNRNVNMDWNSPRSRGGRGQGGFRGGFNYGDQHENNWNNRQHYSGNSAPQGPECSRFMESKNKPKYEDMFDSAVDRSGWSSASSWAVRKTLPADVQNYYSKRGKSTTGSQGGVWPRQEETQDQDQAATDQASQQNESAPVPVNMVQAQMNVVQQPVALPPQPMSFAAPPQPMNISAPPPPQPMNIAAPPQPMNIAAPPQPMNIAAPPQPMSIPAPPQPLNMFPYSVGVHPPVVNIQHNPYNLHPQLPIHLHPTLPPVQMSAPSTVPQGLPPPPPPPPPSQQISYIAPQQDAKPLQGNPGASYVRNNVNAPLLPAPASVQGTVGVALGLRSATVATSSYNKNSYTSSVKYITRKESVTVESSADSSKKEKKIQIQERAAHEVKVAIKQYYQNKEITKDEYKEIVKKAVDKVCHSKSGEVDSTKVATLVKAYVDKYKHSRKKGDDDNL